In a single window of the Deltaproteobacteria bacterium genome:
- a CDS encoding methionyl-tRNA formyltransferase, translating into MMKQKILFMGTPEFAVPSLDVLVRNGYPVIGVVTQPDRPRGRGRKTIASPVKEYSLRAGLPLFQPERVREEEFLRVFRDLSPDMIALAAFGQILPKEIIKMPPRGCLNVHPSLLPRYRGPAPINWTLINGEERTGVTIMVMDEGVDTGDILLQEETSVRSDETYDELHDRLAILGAELLLRAVQETEAGTARRRPQDHSRATYFPLLKKDTGHIDWTKPSRDIVNLVRGLSSTPGAYSFLRDKKLKIYRACSGPLSSGEKAPGRIGRLLESGLQVTAGDGHVYLEEVQLEGRNRMSVESFLRGFRLSDDDVLE; encoded by the coding sequence TTGATGAAACAGAAGATTCTCTTTATGGGTACACCGGAATTCGCCGTTCCGTCCCTCGATGTGCTGGTTCGGAACGGATACCCCGTGATCGGTGTTGTTACCCAGCCCGACCGGCCCCGGGGACGGGGACGGAAAACGATCGCATCCCCGGTCAAGGAATATTCCCTCAGGGCGGGACTGCCGCTCTTTCAGCCCGAGCGGGTGAGAGAGGAGGAATTTCTGCGGGTCTTCAGGGACCTGTCTCCCGACATGATCGCCCTGGCAGCCTTCGGGCAGATACTTCCGAAGGAGATCATTAAAATGCCCCCCCGGGGGTGTCTCAACGTTCACCCCTCTTTGCTTCCCCGGTACCGCGGGCCGGCCCCGATCAACTGGACGCTCATAAACGGAGAAGAGAGAACAGGGGTGACGATCATGGTCATGGATGAAGGGGTCGATACGGGGGATATTCTTCTTCAGGAAGAGACATCCGTTCGTTCCGATGAAACCTATGATGAGCTGCACGACCGGCTTGCAATCCTGGGTGCGGAACTGCTCCTTCGCGCCGTGCAGGAAACGGAGGCCGGCACGGCCAGGAGAAGACCGCAGGATCATTCCCGGGCGACCTATTTCCCGCTGCTGAAAAAGGACACGGGTCACATCGACTGGACGAAACCGTCCCGTGATATCGTCAACCTCGTTCGGGGGCTTTCGTCGACGCCCGGGGCCTATTCATTCCTGCGGGACAAGAAGCTCAAGATATATCGGGCCTGTTCCGGCCCCCTTTCATCGGGTGAGAAGGCGCCGGGAAGGATCGGGCGGCTCCTGGAATCGGGACTCCAGGTAACGGCCGGGGACGGCCACGTGTACCTCGAGGAGGTCCAGCTCGAAGGCAGGAATCGAATGTCAGTCGAATCCTTTCTCAGAGGATTCAGGCTTTCCGATGATGATGTTCTTGAATGA
- a CDS encoding pyridoxamine 5'-phosphate oxidase family protein — MMDSKTVRRTIEELLARQRFGVLATQSDGNPFTSLVSFAVTGDLRRIIFMTSRGTAKYANMMRSERVSMLIDSRSNRESDIRDAVAVTVTGKAREVDKDDQEYLKEIYLNKHPYLKGFAQSPATALICIDVKSYVLVARFQEVETLDMAEG, encoded by the coding sequence ATGATGGACAGTAAAACTGTGCGGAGGACAATTGAAGAGCTTCTTGCACGCCAGCGTTTCGGTGTGCTCGCGACCCAGAGCGACGGCAATCCCTTCACGAGTCTGGTGTCTTTCGCCGTGACCGGAGACCTGCGCAGGATCATCTTCATGACGTCCCGGGGAACGGCTAAATATGCGAACATGATGAGGAGCGAGCGGGTATCCATGTTGATCGACAGCCGGTCAAACCGTGAATCGGATATTCGTGACGCCGTAGCCGTTACCGTGACGGGAAAGGCCCGTGAAGTTGATAAAGATGACCAGGAATATTTAAAAGAAATATACTTGAATAAGCATCCCTACTTGAAAGGATTCGCCCAGTCACCGGCTACCGCCCTTATCTGCATAGACGTAAAAAGCTATGTCCTTGTCGCCCGGTTTCAGGAAGTGGAGACGCTTGACATGGCCGAAGGCTGA